A section of the Zygosaccharomyces rouxii strain CBS732 chromosome B complete sequence genome encodes:
- the INP54 gene encoding phosphoinositide 5-phosphatase INP54 (similar to uniprot|Q08227 Saccharomyces cerevisiae YOL065C INP54 Phosphatidylinositol 4 5-bisphosphate 5-phosphatase with a role in secretion localizes to the endoplasmic reticulum via the C-terminal tail lacks the Sac1 domain and proline-rich region found in the other 3 INP proteins) has protein sequence MDILYHRRSHMSSRNWKISLTTFNCGKALPFDQPQLVSRILEELLPNTIADDIYVIGLQEFVPIWQGSFASVVEPLLQSLSDRIMENLNQQSGKEYSLVGFCNTGAIGLLVVADKNLVKNQVVTCNYRCGYFWSSLKGAVSLCCSLSREGDEPETFTFICSHLAANKGESYKQQRIEDYKAIMATCQEQFRLTAFKQGHIFFMGDLNFRLEGDQDLELDYTDPDMIKQLSKTRDELNICKEKGLIFQDFQEANIEFPPTYKYITNQADELNNKREPAWCDRILFKKYPQEDHKVDAYVSIRRSETLQFSDHQPVHLAIQVPRLSAASTMNSPRSLPLTQGTLTGDVADKVIGYGGWAVTKRLHFVVILLIVMYLFSKSF, from the coding sequence ATGGACATATTATATCATAGGCGCTCACACATGTCAAGTCGGAACTGGAAAATATCATTAACTACTTTCAACTGTGGTAAGGCGTTGCCGTTTGATCAACCTCAATTAGTTTCGAGAATTCTTGAAGAACTGTTACCCAATACCATAGCTGATGATATTTACGTTATTGGATTGCAAGAATTCGTCCCCATCTGGCAAGGATCATTTGCAAGTGTGGTAGAACCACTTTTACAATCGCTGTCTGATCGAATAATGGAAAATCTGAATCAACAATCTGGTAAAGAATATAGCCTTGTCGGATTTTGCAATACTGGTGCCATTGGTCTTTTAGTAGTTGCTGACAAGAATCTAGTCAAGAATCAAGTTGTTACCTGTAACTACAGATGTGGATATTTTTGGTCCAGTTTGAAAGGTGCTGTTTCGTTATGCTGTTCTCTTTCGAGAGAAGGTGATGAACCAGAAACCTTCACCTTTATATGTAGCCATTTAGCTGCTAATAAGGGTGAGTCCTACAAGCAGCAACGCATTGAAGATTACAAGGCGATTATGGCCACTTGTCAAGAGCAATTCCGTTTGACAGCTTTCAAACAGGGCCACATTTTCTTTATGGGTGACTTAAACTTTAGATTGGAAGGTGACCAAGATTTAGAGCTCGATTATACTGATCCAGATATGATTAAACAACTCTCCAAGACCAGAGATGAGTTAAACATTTGTAAGGAAAAAGGTCTGATCTTCCAAGATTTCCAAGAAGCTAATATTGAATTCCCGCCAACGTACAAGTACATTACAAACCAAGCAGATGAGCTCAATAATAAAAGGGAACCTGCCTGGTGTGATAGAATTCTGTTCAAGAAATACCCACAAGAAGATCACAAGGTGGATGCCTACGTTTCCATCCGACGCTCGGAGACTTTACAGTTTTCAGATCATCAACCAGTCCATCTAGCCATTCAGGTCCCGCGGTTATCTGCAGCATCCACGATGAATTCACCGAGAAGCCTGCCCTTGACCCAGGGAACCCTGACGGGTGATGTTGCAGATAAAGTGATAGGTTACGGCGGTTGGGCAGTAACCAAGAGATTGCACTTTGTTGTAATACTACTAATAGTGATGTACctattttcaaaatcattttGA
- the RTG1 gene encoding Rtg1p (similar to uniprot|P32607 Saccharomyces cerevisiae YOL067C RTG1 Transcription factor (bHLH) involved in interorganelle communication between mitochondria peroxisomes and nucleus), whose translation MNGSVPSSVQSSNSISKVDRRRRDNINDRIQQLLTMIPQEFFQEYNRSNNDSETSLLDTPVSGTPKESSIAKAKSTGTKDGKPNKGQILTQTVEYINALQNQVDSNNREEAELIFKVQELSKKTGTIINDVNLENTSAEVALSKIGVGPLAGNTDEPLQSVSPQLQASSVAASTVPGSIPAPQNSSRSTKRTSGFEYGGYTEYS comes from the coding sequence ATGAACGGCTCTGTACCTTCTTCAGTCCAATCTTCAAACAGTATATCCAAAGTGGACCGTAGACGTCGAGATAACATCAATGACAGAATTCAACAGTTGCTTACGATGATTCCACAGGAATTCTTTCAAGAGTACAACAGAAGCAACAACGACTCTGAAACTTCTCTATTGGACACACCTGTCAGTGGCACCCCCAAGGAAAGTTCTATCGCAAAGGCAAAGAGTACTGGTACCAAAGATGGTAAACCCAACAAAGGACAGATTCTTACACAGACTGTGGAATACATCAATGCACTACAAAACCAGGTGGATTCAAATAATAGAGAGGAAGCTGAATTAATCTTCAAAGTTCAAGAGCTCAGCAAGAAAACTGGTACCATTATTAACGATGTCAACTTAGAGAACACAAGTGCAGAAGTTGCACTGTCAAAGATAGGTGTTGGCCCATTAGCAGGTAATACCGATGAACCTCTACAGTCGGTTTCGCCCCAGCTACAAGCATCTTCAGTAGCAGCATCAACCGTACCCGGGTCAATACCCGCTCCTCAAAACTCTTCCAGAAGCACAAAAAGAACTAGTGGTTTTGAATACGGCGGATACACTGAATACAGTTAG
- a CDS encoding uncharacterized protein (similar to uniprot|Q12362 Saccharomyces cerevisiae and weakly similar to YDL036C uniprot|Q12069 Saccharomyces cerevisiae YDL036C Hypothetical ORF) gives MAFRYKNCFRWIRNMSNYVNGSPSPSSHEFEKHLLKEIESVKTDQLNKRKRKQIESSSKSQKTKAQTNELRDENGFKLRVVEVNNKRSRQVDPDYEVVVDGPLRRITPYYFTYQTFCKLRWRDRNLFEVFCDEFRDRDQDYYRKTIAGGSVYLNDEPANLESIIRNGDCIRHKIHRHEPPVTSRPIKVVYEDENLLVIDKPSGIPVHPTGRYRFNTITKILEKKLGRTVHPCNRLDRLTSGLMFMAKTPKGADEMADQLKAREVTKEYVARVVGEFPVGEVVVDNPLKSLEPKLGLNVVCGMDEEGAKHAKTVFRRVSYDGETSIVKCKPLTGRTHQIRVHLQYLGHPIANDPIYSNLKVWGPNLGKNGEADYSQVIEKLNAIGRTESAQSWYHRDSQGELLGNEKCPQCETSLFTDPGPSDLDLWLHAYFYESTELDPTTGDKKWSYCTEFPDWALEPHRKYMKLALEQAAKCGPTTTAFSVGAVLINGTEVISTGYSRELPGNTHAEQCALEKYFSNTGSSELPEDTIIYTTMEPCSFRLSGNDPCVQRIINTNGKIKTVFVGVLEPDTFVKNNSSRSLLQRHGIDYIKIPGYEEKATELATKGHEKTN, from the coding sequence ATGGCATTTAGATATAAGAATTGCTTTCGTTGGATTAGAAATATGAGCAACTACGTCAACGGATCGccatcaccatcatctcATGAGTTTGAAAAGCATCTACTCAAAGAGATTGAGAGCGTTAAGACAGACCAGCTCAATAAACGTAAGAGAAAGCAGATAGAATCCTCCTCGAAATCGCAGAAGACCAAAGCCCAAACTAACGAACTTCGTGATGAGAATGGTTTCAAATTGAGAGTAGTGGAGGTTAACAACAAGAGAAGCCGACAAGTGGATCCTGACTACGAAGTTGTCGTTGATGGTCCACTAAGAAGAATTACACCATACTATTTCACCTACCAgacattttgtaaattgaGATGGAGGGATAGAAACCTTTTCGAAGTGTTTTGTGATGAATTCAGAGACAGAGACCAAGATTACTATAGGAAAACTATCGCCGGTGGATCAGTCTATTTGAATGACGAACCTgccaatttggaaagtatTATACGCAATGGTGATTGCATTAGACACAAGATTCATCGTCATGAGCCACCAGTCACATCAAGACCTATTAAAGTTGTttatgaagatgaaaatctTTTAGTGATCGACAAGCCAAGTGGTATCCCAGTTCACCCCACAGGGCGTTATCGTTTCAATACTATTACaaaaatattggaaaagaagCTAGGGCGTACAGTTCACCCCTGTAACAGATTAGATAGATTGACAAGTGGACTTATGTTTATGGCCAAGACGCCCAAAGGTGCTGATGAAATGGCAGATCAGTTAAAGGCAAGAGAAGTAACTAAAGAGTACGTTGCAAGGGTTGTTGGCGAATTCCCTGTAGGTGAAGTCGTTGTTGACAATccattgaaatctttagaACCGAAACTGGGACTTAATGTCGTATGCGGcatggatgaagaaggtgctAAACATGCAAAGACTGTTTTCCGTAGGGTTAGTTATGATGGTGAGACCAGTATTGTGAAGTGTAAACCATTGACAGGTAGAACTCATCAGATTCGTGTTCATTTACAATACTTGGGACATCCAATTGCTAACGACCCAATATATTCTAACCTCAAGGTTTGGGGACCAAACCTTGgtaaaaatggtgaagCCGATTATTCACAAGTcattgagaaattgaatgCAATTGGCAGAACCGAATCTGCCCAAAGTTGGTACCATAGGGACTCTCAGGGTGAATTACTAGGGAATGAGAAATGCCCCCAGTGCGAGACAAGTCTTTTTACAGATCCGGGCCCCAGCGATTTAGACTTATGGTTGCATGCGTATTTTTACGAATCTACGGAATTGGATCCAACTACTGGTGATAAAAAATGGAGTTATTGCACTGAATTCCCAGATTGGGCCCTTGAGCCACACCGTAAATACATGAAATTAGCACTGGAACAAGCTGCTAAATGCGGACCAACGACAACTGCATTCAGCGTAGGTGCTGTTCTCATCAATGGCACTGAAGTGATCTCAACAGGATATTCAAGAGAATTACCAGGAAATACCCATGCTGAACAGTGTgctttggaaaaatatttCAGTAACACAGGCTCAAGTGAGCTACCAGAAGATACAATCATCTACACAACAATGGAGCCATGCTCCTTTAGACTTTCTGGCAACGATCCATGtgttcaaagaattatcAATACTAATGGAAAAATCAAGACAGTCTTCGTTGGTGTCCTAGAGCCTGATACTTTTGTCAAGAACAACTCAAGCCGTAGTTTACTGCAAAGACACGGTATTGACTACATAAAAATTCCTGGATATGAAGAAAAAGCTACAGAACTGGCCACTAAAGGACATGAAAAGACGAACTAG
- the GPR1 gene encoding Gpr1p (similar to gnl|GLV|CAGL0K01507g Candida glabrata CAGL0K01507g and some similarites with YDL035C uniprot|Q12361 Saccharomyces cerevisiae YDL035C GPR1 Plasma membrane G- protein coupled receptor that interacts with the heterotrimeric G protein alpha subunit Gpa2p and with Plc1p sensor that integrates nutritional signals with the modulation of cell fate via PKA and cAMP synthesis), producing the protein MSNLVKELSHTTRPPLPTNNPHDLPLPHQLLHHNTTAANQVLGLPGMFSTFNAGQLKRLRTVAITSSALSLAFGVVAVFCLINIDKRRKVFRHDLLFFLIVCGFIKALVLMIYPMVILIRDSVYFNPYFFNILGWFTAYTVEGSDLAIFFFAVHFGLLIFRPSRKWRNRRTGNLEGGLYRMRALIWPLTGSIPLLLASLAFVDFTIIDEKKLLEETTLVLYNQRYESKNYARIGGYKPYSAWCYLPPYPLWYKLVLSWGPRYFLIIFILTLYAAIYAFVVKESRKIKRELGDFRRNNDGDEDRGRKKSVKSRSLRFSRFFTKPIAALMRAIKSFCISTDDISEQERDVSGAGTQEHGMFLSFFNGMNEANGRGGHDHNKHTGNNDGYHNDNNNTNTNNHNYNQNNIIGAGLGNDSGRVTRQMMGNPHQLHIDSVIQEGCENLDEEEGNSQVSEDLFGALSNPSGLHNENEAPPSPEEDDHRLKPSNSKMGVSPIHSIFRPLGGKKNHPEKSNAHTDQKKERVNDVQADFQRHTYAEMKRRRLQIQRNVKLIFVYPFSYIAIWIFPLVVDITQYRYEITHGPIVWLAYIATIVQPLNCFVDTIVFLFRERPWKYSWREVETKELMDAYMLKGELNESDIAELCSSELGRRGWYFRGRLERKDCWRHQPARWKRIAWYLYRFFKGTFKKDYDFKDNCNDENYWNQYYSANTKSRSGTTQKHPSLQKERQFSFPSDSTTLSDAAAQHNNVNKRLSVPNESEYTKVPLFWKAIHFLPMLRAIDLDEVNRQIRLKSKDDDFVIPGLQAVLGASHDNDNKNNIDTRRASVADGGTGIFKPGYSLSATRSEDIGGLPTRWEPSAENPHINTNASATDGEGRSRNGTSVPTAVNMDFSDVVGEGPHGPASKKLSLATVTQDDAIDMLAFLKGPTT; encoded by the coding sequence ATGTCTaatttggtaaaagaaCTGTCTCACACTACAAGACCACCTCTACCGACGAATAATCCTCATGATTTACCGCTACCGCACCAATTACTTCACCATAACACTACGGCTGCCAACCAAGTCCTAGGTTTACCAGGGATGTTCTCCACATTCAACGCCGGTCAGTTAAAAAGGTTGAGAACTGTTGCAATTACTTCATCTGCATTGTCACTAGCCTTTGGTGTCGTGGCGGTTTTCTGTCTTATTAATATTGACAAAAGGCGTAAAGTCTTTAGACATGACCTTCTGTTTTTCCTGATCGTTTGTGGGTTTATCAAAGCTTTGGTTCTTATGATCTATCCGATGGTGATTTTAATCAGAGACAGTGTCTATTTTAATCCATACTTTTTTAACATTTTGGGGTGGTTTACGGCATACACGGTGGAAGGTTCAGATTTAGctatcttcttctttgcagTCCATTTTGGGCTGCTGATCTTTAGACCTTCCAGGAAATGGCGAAACAGAAGAACAGGGAATTTAGAAGGAGGCCTCTATAGGATGAGAGCTCTGATATGGCCATTAACTGGTTCAATACCGCTTTTGTTAGCTAGTCTAGCGTTCGTGGATTTTACaattattgatgaaaagaaattactAGAGGAAACTACATTGGTGTTGTATAATCAAAGATatgaatccaaaaattaTGCAAGAATTGGTGGCTATAAGCCATACAGCGCATGGTGTTACTTGCCTCCATATCCCTTGTGGTACAAACTAGTTTTGAGTTGGGGACCCCGGTACTTTTTGATTATATTCATTTTAACTCTTTATGCTGCCATCTACGCATTTGTGGTGAAGGAAAGCagaaagatcaagagaGAATTGGGCGATTTTAGACGGAACAATGATGGAGATGAAGAtagaggaagaaaaaaatctgTGAAAAGCAGAAGCCTTCGATTCTCGCGGTTTTTCACTAAGCCAATTGCTGCTTTGATGAGAGCCATTAAAAGCTTTTGTATCTCCACAGATGACATAAGCGAACAGGAAAGAGATGTCTCAGGAGCAGGTACTCAAGAACATGGCATGTTcctttcctttttcaaCGGTATGAATGAAGCAAATGGTCGAGGGGGTCACGACCACAACAAACATACCGGCAACAACGATGGTTATCATAAtgacaataataatactaatactaataatcATAATTATAACCAGAATAATATTATCGGTGCTGGATTGGGTAATGATAGTGGGCGGGTTACGCGACAAATGATGGGAAACCCACACCAACTCCATATCGATTCAGTTATTCAAGAGGGCTGTGAAAATTtagacgaagaagaaggcaACAGTCAAGTCTCTGAAGATTTATTTGGAGCACTATCAAATCCAAGCGGGTTGCACAACGAGAACGAAGCTCCCCCTTCTccagaggaagatgatcACCGATTAAAGCCTAGTAATTCAAAAATGGGCGTATCACCAATTCACAGTATATTTAGACCATTAGGtggtaaaaaaaatcatcctgaaaaatccaatgCGCATACAGatcagaagaaagaaaggGTAAATGATGTGCAGGCAGATTTCCAGAGACACACTTATGCCGAAATGAAAAGACGTAGATTACAGATTCAGAGAAACGTTAAGTTGATTTTCGTCTATCCGTTTTCGTATATCGccatttggattttccCCTTAGTGGTTGATATCACACAATACAGGTATGAAATAACACACGGCCCTATAGTTTGGCTAGCATATATTGCCACCATCGTACAGCCGCTAAACTGTTTTGTGGATACGATTGTCTTCCTGTTTAGAGAACGTCCATGGAAATATTCTTGGCGTGAAGTGGAAACAAAGGAACTTATGGATGCCTATATGCTTAAGGGGGAACTAAATGAAAGTGATATTGCGGAATTATGCTCCAGTGAATTAGGTAGAAGAGGCTGGTACTTTCGTGGGAGACTTGAGAGGAAAGATTGTTGGAGGCATCAACCAGCAAGATGGAAACGTATCGCTTGGTATCTTTACCGTTTCTTTAAAGgaactttcaaaaaagaTTACGATTTTAAAGATAACTGCAATGACGAAAACTATTGGAATCAGTATTACTCTGCCAATACAAAATCCCGTAGCGGAACCACACAAAAACACCCATCATTGCAAAAGGAGAGACAATTTTCGTTCCCATCTGATTCCACAACGTTGAGTGATGCTGCTGCTCAGCATAACAACGTTAATAAACGCTTGTCGGTACCCAATGAATCTGAATATACAAAAGTGCCATTATTCTGGAAAGCCATTCATTTTCTCCCCATGTTGAGAGCTATTGATTTGGACGAAGTGAATCGACAAATTCGTTTGAAATCTAAAGATGACGATTTTGTTATCCCCGGATTACAAGCTGTACTAGGTGCAAGTcatgataatgataataaaaataacATTGATACTCGCCGGGCGAGTGTCGCTGATGGTGGTACAGGCATTTTCAAACCAGGTTACTCACTCTCGGCTACCAGAAGTGAGGATATTGGCGGATTACCCACTAGATGGGAGCCATCTGCAGAAAACCCCCATATTAACACTAATGCTAGTGCTACCGATGGCGAAGGTCGTAGTAGAAATGGAACAAGTGTTCCCACTGCTGTAAATATGGACTTCAGCGACGTGGTGGGAGAAGGCCCTCACGGTCCTGCATCGAAGAAACTATCATTGGCAACTGTCACACAAGATGATGCTATTGATATGCTGGCATTTTTAAAAGGTCCTACAACATAG
- the NAT1 gene encoding peptide alpha-N-acetyltransferase complex A subunit NAT1 (similar to uniprot|P12945 Saccharomyces cerevisiae YDL040C NAT1 Subunit of the N-terminal acetyltransferase NatA (Nat1p Ard1p Nat5p) N-terminally acetylates many proteins which influences multiple processes such as the cell cycle heat-shock resistance mating sporulation and telomeric silencing), translated as MPPRKFLGSKNLAGRAKEHSQFLEALKLYESRQYKKSLKTLDTVLKKDSLNIDALALKGLDLLSLGEKKDAENYVKNAISKIQSIGASAICCHVLGIYMRSTQNYAEAIKWFQTSLDNGSANQQIYRDLATLQSQIGDFKGALASRKTYWESFLGYRSNWTGLAVAQDINGEHEKAIDTLSQFEKLVEGKLGEPELYEHNECLMYKNDIMFRAAGDNKDKLHNVLNHLNEVEKDIFDKYGVLDRKAAIYHKLGDSKLASKYIRMLIQRNPDDFQFYGRLEEALGIQNDNEKREILYGNLQKFYPRSDPPKFIPLTFIDDKSKLEAKFADYVIAQLKRGVPATFGNVKPLYRSRSEFVPISDKVVNEFFQQVDPYKDPVSYVWTCYYLAQHYLYVKDFSKAESFINKAIESTPTLVEFYILKGRILKAIGKLDEAAEWLEEGRKLDLQDRFINTKTVKYLLRANNVDKAVETVSLFTKNDDSVNGVKDLHLVEAAWFIVEQAEAYHRLYLESNKRLHEKLSAVKTQGLVEEDVESQLKELKQLEWSTKKYQGLSLKRFQAVAKMYRQFEDDQLDFHSYCMRKGTPRAYLEMLDWGRRIYGNPMYVRSMKGASQILFQLHDESAESKKEFDETFNGIMKENAKKSKKVNSQLNKHRDEERKACVAYSESEDKDVFGLELISSQNPLEVFWNEFYKSYATKSSEEARDYVLEFEYQYRTGKLALCLAALNKYAKYHGEKSGLTGAMAITLLLATRESEPFEAIAQKVAFKGCESIKDLPVAERDNQEFDWCSFFTEHYEQDLPSLLFLYKHEPRQGETYKALILNQISTVRPQHQMQVLQYQL; from the coding sequence ATGCCCCCAAGAAAGTTTCTAGGTTCCAAGAACTTAGCTGGAAGGGCTAAGGAGCATTCGCAGTTCTTAGAAGCCCTTAAATTGTACGAATCCAGACAGTAtaagaaatctttgaagacTTTAGATACTGTTCTAAAGAAAGATTCTTTAAATATTGATGCTTTAGCACTTAAAGGTTTGGACCTGTTGTCATTgggagaaaaaaaagatgctGAAAACTATGTGAAGAATGCAATTTCTAAGATCCAAAGTATTGGTGCATCTGCAATCTGTTGTCATGTTCTTGGTATTTATATGAGAAGTACGCAGAACTACGCTGAAGCTATCAAATGGTTTCAAACTTCTTTGGACAATGGATCAGCCAACCAGCAGATCTACAGAGATTTGGCTACTTTACAATCAcaaattggtgattttaAAGGTGCTTTGGCATCGAGGAAAACCTACTGGGAATCATTCTTAGGGTATCGTTCCAATTGGACGGGCCTGGCAGTGGCTCAAGATATTAATGGAGAACACGAAAAAGCAATCGACACCTTATCACAATTTGAGAAGTTAGTCGAGGGTAAATTGGGTGAACCTGAACTATATGAACATAATGAATGTCTCATGTATAAGAACGATATCATGTTTAGAGCCGCTGGTGATAATAAGGATAAATTGCATAACGTGTTGAACCATCTGAATGAAGTGGAAAAGGACATTTTCGACAAATATGGTGTCTTGGACCGTAAGGCAGCAATTTACCACAAATTAGGTGACTCTAAATTGGCCTCGAAGTATATCAGAATGTtaattcaaagaaaccctgatgatttccaattctacGGAAGATTGGAGGAAGCACTTGGCATTCAGAATGATAATGAGAAGAGGGAAATTTTGTATGGTAACTTACAAAAATTCTACCCCAGATCTGATCCACCAAAATTCATTCCCTTGACATTCATAGATGATAAGAGTAAATTGGAAGCCAAATTTGCAGATTACGTGATTGCTCAATTGAAGCGCGGTGTACCAGCAACTTTTGGTAATGTTAAACCTCTTTATAGGAGTAGAAGTGAATTTGTCCCAATCTCTGATAAAGTGgttaatgaatttttccaacaagTGGACCCTTACAAGGATCCCGTTTCCTATGTCTGGACGTGTTACTACTTAGCACAACACTACTTGTACgtcaaagatttttcaaaggctGAATCCTTTATCAATAAAGCTATTGAGAGTACTCCAACTCTAGTCGAGTTTTACATTTTGAAGGGTCGTATCCTAAAGGCCATTGGTAAATTAGACGAAGCCGCCGAATGGTTAGAGGAAGGTAGAAAGTTGGATCTACAAGACAGATTTATCAATACCAAGACAGTCAAATATTTGTTAAGAGCCAACAATGTCGATAAAGCTGTCGAAACAGTATCATTGTTTACCAAGAATGACGATTCTGTAAACGGTGTCAAGGATTTGCACTTGGTAGAAGCCGCTTGGTTTATCGTGGAGCAAGCTGAAGCTTATCACAGATTGTACTTGGAATCCAACAAAAGATTGCACGAAAAATTATCAGCTGTGAAGACCCAAGGacttgttgaagaagatgtggaaTCTCAATTAAAGGAGTTGAAACAATTAGAATGGTCAAcgaaaaaatatcaaggTTTATCACTTAAGAGATTTCAAGCCGTCGCTAAAATGTACAGACAATTTGAAGACGACCAACTAGATTTCCACTCTTATTGTATGAGAAAAGGCACTCCAAGAGCTTATCTAGAAATGTTGGATTGGGGTCGCAGGATCTACGGAAACCCAATGTACGTCCGTTCCATGAAAGGTGCATCCCAAATCTTATTCCAACTACACGATGAATCCGCAGAGAGCAAGAAGGAATTTGATGAGACCTTTAACGGTAtaatgaaagaaaatgcaaagaaatcaaagaagGTGAACTCTCAGTTGAACAAACATAGAGACGAGGAACGCAAAGCTTGCGTAGCATACTCTGAATCAGAAGATAAAGATGTATTTGGCCttgaattgatctcttcGCAAAATCCTTTGGAAGTGTTTTGGAATGAATTTTACAAGTCTTATGCTACCAAATCTTCGGAAGAAGCCCGTGATTATGTGTTAGAATTCGAATACCAATACAGAACAGGCAAACTGGCACTTTGTCTAGCAGCTCTTAACAAATATGCCAAATATCACGGCGAAAAATCAGGCCTTACTGGTGCCATGGCAATTACTCTCTTGCTAGCAACTCGTGAATCTGAACCATTCGAAGCCATTGCTCAAAAAGTGGCATTTAAAGGTTGTGAATCCATCAAGGATTTACCAGTGGCAGAAAGAGATAACCAAGAATTCGATTGGTGCTCTTTCTTTACAGAGCATTATGAACAAGATCTACCATCACTTTTGTTTCTGTACAAGCATGAACCCAGACAAGGGGAAACTTACAAGGCATTGATACTTAATCAAATCAGCACAGTGAGACCTCAACATCAAATGCAGGTATTACAATACCAACTCTGA